The region AATTTGTTATCACTTGGTTTTCTAGGTAAAGCAAGTCACATGAGCTAATGTTGCACATAATCTGTTTTTTACTTTGATTTTGATTTGCTTTTCAATGATCAACTTATTAAGTCgtttattttccctttttttacTTCTCATAATCCTTTCCATGTGTGGTTTGGATGTAGGTTCATATTTGGTCGGTGGATGCTAACATGTATGTTGCTGATGAGGATGAAAATACTTATAGTTGTCGTGTATCAGGTAAATGGTTTCTGGGACTAGAGGCAGCCAGATCACTACTTTCTCTGTAGCTCACAGCCTTTCAACCTACTGAATCTACTGAGCCCTTCTATTCATTTAGATAGCAAAATCTGATCTCTTCTTTGTCCAAGTGTATTGATTgtgtgttttaaaaaaaatgttttcttACAGGTGCTCTATTACTAGAAGAGATAATAACTTCTTGTGGAATGGATGGAGTAGATGCTGTAGTTGACTCCATAAAAAGACGAATAAGCGAGTCCCAACATCAGAAAGATAATGGAATTACTGGCTGGTGGAGAGTAAGTTGAACAGTTGCATCAGTTGAATATAGTGCGTACCTTGACTAGGGGAAGCATCATATCATTAACTAAGACAGGAGcttcttttttcaattttctttgtttctattttttatgcACTCTATCACCTTGCAAAAATCAACATTTGACTTAAGTGTTTGTGTGGTCTTCGTTATAAACTCAACTTTTTATGTGATGATAGTTAAGGGAGGCTACTCTATTTGCTTTAGCTTCTGTGTCCGAGGAATTGCTTCAAGTGGAGGTCTGTCCTTTATATTCCTATAATGAAGAGATGAACATTATTTCATGGTATGTATTGTATACGTGCATTCTATAATGATTTAAGGTCTATGTTAGGTTACTTCTCCTGAAGTTGGAAGCTTGCTAGAGAAGATTCTAACTGATGACATGGCAACAGGTGAGACAATTTCTGCTAGAAACAtatgcaatattacttctggaTTTCAAAATTGATGTTGTAAGACCATATATGCTTGTGACTGAAATTTGCTGGATACTTACACAGGCGTGCATGATTACCCCTTTCTTCATGCCCGGTTATTCTCATCTGTTGCAAAACTATCATCTGTGGTATTACTATGTAACCCTCTTCTGGCTTTCATCCTCTCAGCAATGCACTTTCATGTTCTCATTAAAGATCTTATTTGGTTTCATTATTTGTGCAGATGAACAACCAAGTAACAGAGCATTTCTTATATGCTGCTATCAAGACAGTTGGCATGGATGTGTATGGATATGATTTAGTATATATCATTATGTAAAATTTCTATAGTATGTTACTCATACTCCCTGGTACAGTCCCCCCGCTGTGAAAGTTGGTGCATGTCGAGCTCTATCCCAACTTCTTCCTGATTCTTCCAAAGGAATTTTTCAAAGCCATGCGCTGGATTTATTGTCATCACTTGTAGATCTTCTTAAAAATGTGCGGCGACACCTTACATTTCAGGCAGATGGTTCTCTTATTGTTCGTAGTTTGATATTAGTATCCTATTTTGTAGGCAACTGATGAGACTATGCACCTAGTATTGGAAACTTTACAAGCAGCAATTAAAGCTGGtaagttatactccctctgtcccaataaaaatgaaacgtttcctaaaatggaaacatctctatctctacattttcatctctcttcattaacttacAAAACAGCACTTCGTAAAATCTTGTGCCGATtcccaaatgttgcatatttaatgggacggagggagtagataaCTTCATATTTATGATGAGCTAGTTTTTAGCATGTGTGCCTAGGATATCTTCTAAGTTTGTTCTCATTCATTAAGAACTGAGGTCTGGTCTGGTCTTGTAGGTCATGAAATTTCTGCCTCAATAGAGCCAGTTATCTCTCCTATTATCCTTAACATGTGGGCTTCTTACGTTTCTGACCCTTTTATCGGAATTGACGCTCTTGAGGTTTTGGAGGTAAACATTTCAATTATGTTTGTGGTTTTACTATTTTAGTGAATCCAATATATTATACATACTAAATCAATATGTTTTATGATTAATAGATAAAAAATTATGTCCAATATGCCTTCTGAATTTTGTTTAAATCTTCCTTCCTTTTTCCTGTCCTTTCAGGCTATTAAAAATTCCCCTGGATGTATTCATCCTCTGGTTTCTCGAATTTTACCATATGTTGGGCCAATCCTCAGTAACGTATGCATCTTTTAATCATATGTAACAGAAGTGAATTATATAGTGCTCAGTTGGCCTTATTTTTCGTAATATATTGTTTTCATTTCTCAGCCGCAACAACAACCGGAAGGTTTAGTTGCTGGTTCTTTGGATCTTGTTACAATGTTAGTGAAGGTAACTCTACTGTAAATGAAgtcaaatatatttaaataggTGGCCACATGTGATGGCAAGAATAGTTCTGATATTTGGTTCTTTTTGTTCAGAATGCTCCTATTGACGTGGTAAAAGCAGCATATCTGGTTTCCTTCGAATCTGTTGTTAGCATAGTCCTACAAAGTAATGACCACAGTGAGATGCAGGTTACCAGTCCTTTCATTTGATTAAAGTTCCTACAACTGATCATGTTATCTGGCACTCTTGACAGCTTGAATAGTAAAATAATAGCAGTAATGTTTGTATCAGAATGCAACCCAGTGCTTGGCTGCTCTTGTGGCTGGTGGGAAACAAGATATGCTTGCTTGGTGTGGAGATCCTGGATTTATTATGAAAAGTTTACTTGATGTAGTCTCAAGGTGATAAATTCATCTAGATCttagttatttttaattttgtttttagtaTATTATTAGCCGTATTTGTGGATCATGGTATAGAACTAATCTACTGCCAGCATCATGGTTTTTTATGCAGGCTTCTAGACCCTGATTTGGAAAGCTCAGGATCACTTTTTGTTGGTAGCTATATCTTACAACTCATTTTACATCTGCCTACGCAAATGGCTCATCATATTCGAGAACTCGTGATCGCACTTGTCAGACGCATGCAATCTTCTCAACTTGCAGGACTGAAAAGCTCATTGCTTCTCATATTTGCTAGATTGGTAAGCTTCAAATTTGTATTTCACAGATTTCTCTGGGAATGATCTGGCAAGCTTAAATCTGTGCCATTTACTTACAAGTTACATGGctttcaataattattttaagaCAGAAAAACTTGATTTTTGCACTTAATCAAGAGCAATTGAATCATTACGAAGATGGATCTAGAAACATGAaatttaagttgtaatatttgCTTCTGTTGATACTCTTGTCTTGACTGTACTTTCCTGGACACGTTTTTTAAAAGTTCATACTTGGGCCATTCTATTGTTGAGGCTTCCAACCATAATAAACTTCAACTATTTGTTTGCTTTAATACAATTGATAAGACATTAAACATTGTGGTCAATTATTACTGTTTAATTGTGCAGTGGCTTCTTATTTCTGACTTGTTTGATAAAACTTATTTAACAGTTTAGGATTAATTTTCTGATGCAGGTTCACATGAGTGCACCTCATGTAGAACAATTCATTGACTTGCTGGTTTCAGTCCCAGCGGAAGGTCATCGAAATTCCTTTGTGTATCTTATGTGTGAATGGACCAAGCAGCAAGGTAAATAGTGTTAGTTCTGATTCTTAAGTGTGGTCTTATTGTTGGTGGTTAGCTATATGAAACAACTGGCTATGATGTATCCTGTCGAATGTCGATTATCTAATCCAGGGGAAGTTCAAGGATCCTACCAAATTAAAGTAACAACCACTGCTTTGGCTTTGTTACTCTTGACAAGGCATACTGAATTGGGGAATGTCAATGTTCATGGCTATCTGATCAAGGTTGAATTTCTTCCATCAACACATATATCAATCACCTTTCATTTACCTAATCTTTATGAAAATATAGGCTCAGGCAGGAATAACCACCCGGTCACGATCTAAGGTTGTGCCAGATCAATGGACCGTGATGCCACTACCTGCTAAGGTATAGTATTTGATAAATGCCTCATTTTAAAAATTGCTCCCTGATTCCTGAATAGTAGCTCCTCATAACTTTTCTATGGATGGATGTTTGTCGTGaacaaagttttttttttttgtattacgTTCTCATACTATTTCCTGGCATGATAGATTCTGGCTTTATTGGCGGATGCTTTATTGGAAGTCCAAGAACAAGTAGATGGAGATGATGAGGTACCTAGAGTCCTTTTAAACATCGCTATCATAAACTCCATGACTACAGGCTGGAGTCATAAAACTTGTGCCAATTCATTTCACAGGATAGTGATTGGGAAGAAGCtcagaatggagatgagagtgGTGATATTAATGACAAGGAGAATTTCTTATATTCAGCTGCTGCTACATCACATAGCAGACCTAGTTATGAATATTTAGATGCCATGGCGAAAGTTTTCAATAAGGTTTTCTCCTGCTGACCTTTCACAGTTTTTCCAAACCATGACACTTATTGAAAATCCACGGTTTCTGCTTGGTTTAGGACGAAGAAGATGATGACGATGAAGATGAACTTCTTTGTAGTGCTGATCCCCTAAATGAGGTACCTCATAGATGCAGTAAACCATCTTCTGCAAAATGCATCACACTTACTTAATCTTCTACATGTTCTCACAGATTAATTTGGTTAACTATCTCGTTGAATCCTTAGTGAAGTTGGGTGAGAGTGATAAACCATATTTCCAGCATCTTTTTCAGGTCCACTTGAATCTATCAACTCTGTtaaactttttctttttttcttttcattgttCCTGTAGCTTATTACAGTTTCAATTTGGTATGCAGAGTTTAAACAAGCCTCAACAAAATGGTGTTGAGTTAGTTTTGAGGCAACGAGGAATATGATTATTGTTCAAGGCTTCAAGCTACATGTACGCCAGTGTGAATGAGTGCTTCTTTTTTATCCGAAATTTTGAGTGCTGTATGAAAATAGGCAAACCTTTTTTGCCTGTAAATTGTGGACAACAAttttgtgtacttttattttacattttcttttttaaatctTATTAGATTACGTATATCCTTTTCTGATACCGtgattcaatatttttttactttgtcttgtttttcttttttatttgattaGAAATACATTATTTAGTCTAATTAATAGATTGACGCTTTAAAGATacaaattaaatactccctccgtcccactgcAAGTGATACTCcttcgtccacaaaaaatagataagttttgtcattttggaccgtccacaaaaaatagacaagtctaattaaaaataatttattgatatttaaaatctttatgttaaattcaattttataaaattaaatttaatattgaaataaagaaacaaagtgaaggatgacaaagagaataagaagataattttgaaataatatcagatttagtatatcattgaaataatatcagattgagaaagttaaaaatgtgaaaagaTAAAATTGCCCAGCAATCCAAAAGGGCATTTTCGGGTGGAAAAATGCCAAAAGGACCGATTTTGGAATAAACCCTTAGTTCAGGAACTACTGTAGACATTTTTCAAGTCCATGGACTATTGGTGAGATAAACCTATAAATcatggaccatttttgtagtttacTCTATTAGGAGTATAAATGTATAATGACATAATCTTTTCGCAATTAAATTTGATGGTGATAGATTATTACTGTCTCTATTTCACGTCGAATGTGTATATGCATTTTGAATATCTTTTGTCATATTTTCTGACATGGAATGCAATACCAATTAATGGACGTGTAAAATTCGGTGTACTCTGTAAATGTTAATTTACTTttgattagaaaaaaaaatgttatttgaATTACATCTacagaatttttttaattacataGTACTATcactattagaaatgggccactcacctttaaaaggcctcataagggggaggattatccacacttatatagattagatgagatcttcaccaagtcgatgtgggacaaaatttaAAGGATTTAACAATCACATTTGAAAATTTATCTGTGATATGGACTTGACATCAACATATGGCAATGATTTTGGGAAGGCCCACCATTTCATACTACGTAATATATACACATTTATCAGCAAGAAATTCCGTTGCACGGCCAGGACCAATTAATTGAATATGTCTATTGTATATTGCCAAATCAATGTTTTAACCTAATTTCTTAGCTTTAACCTACCACCACGTAGCTTCATATTAACAATTACCATAATCCAAAAAGTattaatgataattttgaaaagataaattaaaacaaatagaAAAGGGTTTTTATACCTTCATGAAAGATAAAGGTAGCTAATCTTGCTGAAAGATGCATGAACTAAATTATACATGAGCTTTAGTTAATTGATATTGgaccattaattaattaaaggaaTTCTTGCTCATAGGATTAATGGATTATAACATGTATACGTCTAGCAACATATGTATATTATCGATGTTGGAACTGGAAAATAATGGTAGAGAAATAAATACTTACAAATAGATCCCCCTTATGAAGATAATATGCATAATTCTATAgagattttctattttttttctatcaaaTTATTTACTGAGGGATGTTAAGTCTAGGCTGAGAGTTAACCAAATCAGCGCTTAGTCATAATAAATGTATCTTGTGCCTTTTTTTGGaggaaaaaaaacataaattaaatgTCACTTATTGCGaagttgaaaatttgaaatttataaataaataaacaaataaaccCGCCGTTTTTATACTAATGCTCGTATCAATAGTATCACGTAGCTAGACCCCTAAAACTTATccaattcaaaatatatttcttctaattaaaatcttaacaATAACAATTCCATCAAATTTAAACTTAATTTTGTTTTTGGCGACGATTCATCAACTTCATTAATATcatcattatatatatttttttttatgtttagaaGAAGCATACTAGCTAGTAAAGAATGCATGAAAAATTTGACAAGATGTATCACTTGTATGAAATGCCCTAATTAATAAGTAGAGGTTTCTCCCCTAAATAATAAATCTCCCgctttcttaaattttaaatgataaaaatggGATAAGAGTGACAATTTTCTTCTACTTATATAAATTGGTTTCGATGCTACATTTAGTGTAGGTTTGAATATGTTCGTCCTTTAGAAAATAGAGAAACCCGGCTATTCGGCTTTAGAGTAGCAAAATTTAAACTCTAAAATGAACTTCTATGAGTATACATAATTGCAAATATTTAATGAAGGATgcatctctcctctctctcaaactccataattcaaaatattcaaaGAGCAACAACACATAAAATGatcatcatatatatatatatatatagagagagcgTGTTTGATTTTGAAGTAATGACGAGTTAGGGTCAAATGACTAATTGGCCTTGTGTCCCTCCAATTTGTTTGTGTTCTTTGCCCACAAATGGAAGTATAATTGTTGTATCATTAACTTTGATGGTTATGAAATTAGTGTGTATTTAGCTTGCTTAGCCTTAGACGATGTATGATTTGTGTGGGTTTTAATTTTACGGAATCAATGCATATTTTTCTTGCGGCTGCGCTCTTAATGATGTTGCTCTTTAAATGTACGGATTATGAACTTTGAAGATGATGGCCATGAATTCAATCCTTTCCACAAATAGGCAATATTACATATACACAAATTAGGTGTTTGATTGCTTATGATTAAATTGTCTTGAGGTTGAATTGCTCCGTGATTATCTTATCTTGTTAAAAGGAGAAAACCTAATGACTAAAATATTATATTGTGCCATATCTACCCAACTAAAAAACATTTATAACACACAAACTGCCCTAATTCATCGAACTGGACTTCGTTAGAATATTGGTATCATACTGTACACGTCACTAAAATACTAGTACAACACAACACGAGAAATACAAGAGAATTGTGATGTAATCAAGAAAATTACAtcacaatttattaattataattaaccACCATCAGCCGCCTCACCGCAGCCACCACCGGTCCCGGTCACCATACCCGGAATCGCAGAAGTCGATGAACACCACCTCACGGTGGTGCTCCTCCGCCGCGAGCGGCGCTTTCAGTTTATTCCGACACACCGGGCACGAAAAGTGGCCGTACCCCAACCACCTATCCAAACAGCCTCTATGAAAAAAATGGTCGCATCTCAGCTCCCGAACCTCGTCGTCTCCATCGATCCGACACAAACAAATCGCACACTCACCCGATTCGTCGCAGCTCCCAACGATCTCTTTGTAGCATGCAACGTTAAAATCATCGAAATATTCGGGCAATAATATGGCA is a window of Salvia splendens isolate huo1 chromosome 3, SspV2, whole genome shotgun sequence DNA encoding:
- the LOC121794940 gene encoding importin-9-like, producing MQMDQDQQWLINCLNASLDPNHQVRNFAETSLNQASLQPGYGVALARVAANRELPFGLRQLAAVLLKQYIKKHWDEDEDDFENPAVASNEKASIRGLLLSSLDDPNKKICTAVSVAVSTIAQYDWPDDWPELVPFLLSLISDQTKLNAVHGALRCLALLTSDMDDKMVPKIIPVLFPCLHTIVSSPQIYDKFLRSKAITIAYNCISIVGVMSGVYKTETTAFMLPMLQPWMEQFSLILQHPVPSEDPDDWSTRMEVLKCLNQFIQNFPSILETHFVVIIGPLWQTFVSSLNVYERSSIEGVEDSYDGRYDSDGTEKSLESFVIQLFEFFLTVVGSSKFVKIIMINVKELVYYTIGFLQMTEQQVHIWSVDANMYVADEDENTYSCRVSGALLLEEIITSCGMDGVDAVVDSIKRRISESQHQKDNGITGWWRLREATLFALASVSEELLQVEVTSPEVGSLLEKILTDDMATGVHDYPFLHARLFSSVAKLSSVMNNQVTEHFLYAAIKTVGMDVPPAVKVGACRALSQLLPDSSKGIFQSHALDLLSSLVDLLKNATDETMHLVLETLQAAIKAGHEISASIEPVISPIILNMWASYVSDPFIGIDALEVLEAIKNSPGCIHPLVSRILPYVGPILSNPQQQPEGLVAGSLDLVTMLVKNAPIDVVKAAYLVSFESVVSIVLQSNDHSEMQNATQCLAALVAGGKQDMLAWCGDPGFIMKSLLDVVSRLLDPDLESSGSLFVGSYILQLILHLPTQMAHHIRELVIALVRRMQSSQLAGLKSSLLLIFARLVHMSAPHVEQFIDLLVSVPAEGHRNSFVYLMCEWTKQQGEVQGSYQIKVTTTALALLLLTRHTELGNVNVHGYLIKAQAGITTRSRSKVVPDQWTVMPLPAKILALLADALLEVQEQVDGDDEDSDWEEAQNGDESGDINDKENFLYSAAATSHSRPSYEYLDAMAKVFNKDEEDDDDEDELLCSADPLNEINLVNYLVESLVKLGESDKPYFQHLFQSLNKPQQNGVELVLRQRGI